Proteins co-encoded in one Kribbella solani genomic window:
- a CDS encoding membrane protein insertase YidC, translating into MPSFLEAPVAGAYHVLNSLVSALQPLTGAYAAVIAIVLCTVVVRLCLVPLSVRAQRGMKARAALMPQLKQLTERHRDNPERLQREVAKLQSESGTSLFAGFLPMFAQLPFFWLMYTLFSHPTVAGEANRLISGSLLGAPLGVHWPVVTGTPAFLVLAALLTVVAFFSARLQLRQLDETATPMSRRIARLLPFGTLLSAAFLPLAAGLYLLTTTTWTVAERTILLR; encoded by the coding sequence GTGCCTTCCTTCCTGGAGGCACCGGTCGCCGGTGCCTATCACGTCCTCAACTCACTCGTCTCGGCCCTTCAACCGCTCACCGGCGCGTACGCCGCGGTGATCGCGATCGTGTTGTGCACGGTCGTCGTACGGCTGTGCCTCGTACCGCTTTCGGTCCGTGCGCAACGCGGCATGAAAGCCCGCGCGGCGTTGATGCCACAGCTGAAACAGTTGACCGAGCGTCACCGGGACAACCCGGAGCGGTTGCAACGTGAGGTCGCCAAACTGCAGTCCGAGTCCGGTACGTCGTTGTTCGCCGGGTTCCTGCCGATGTTCGCGCAGCTGCCGTTCTTCTGGCTGATGTACACGCTGTTCTCGCATCCGACGGTCGCGGGGGAGGCGAACCGCTTGATCAGCGGCAGTCTGCTCGGTGCTCCGCTCGGCGTGCACTGGCCGGTTGTGACCGGTACGCCGGCGTTCCTCGTCCTCGCCGCGCTGCTGACCGTCGTCGCGTTCTTCTCGGCGCGGTTGCAGCTTCGGCAGCTGGACGAGACCGCGACGCCGATGTCGCGCCGGATCGCGCGGCTGTTGCCGTTCGGGACGTTGCTGAGCGCGGCGTTCCTGCCCCTCGCGGCCGGGCTGTACCTGCTGACGACGACCACCTGGACTGTGGCCGAACGCACCATCCTGCTCAGATAG
- a CDS encoding DUF6412 domain-containing protein, with translation MSQWIAGALALVIPVFETASLAAAVLTAAALLLALAVVARSSARLSGACATPLLARAASVRDRDEQTRFLRLRDPDAAGRPRPRAPGR, from the coding sequence ATGTCACAGTGGATCGCCGGTGCGCTCGCGCTGGTGATCCCTGTCTTCGAAACAGCCTCCTTGGCCGCTGCCGTGCTCACGGCAGCGGCCTTGCTGTTGGCGCTGGCAGTGGTCGCGCGGTCGTCCGCGCGCCTGTCCGGTGCCTGCGCCACGCCACTGCTCGCCCGGGCTGCCTCCGTCCGCGACCGTGACGAGCAGACCCGGTTCCTGCGACTCCGGGATCCCGACGCGGCCGGTCGTCCGCGTCCACGAGCACCGGGACGGTAA
- a CDS encoding RNA polymerase sigma factor, whose protein sequence is MSSSSSENLPAEPARAVAARSTAPRTSARVTDAAASKAAAKKAAVKPAGTKEDGIPAKKAAAKKATAKKAVSEAGLSIDPKTGKPRALDDVDEADFSPDAVKPLEKELTEDQGFIVSEADETDEPEQQVMVAGATADPVKDYLKQIGKVPLLNAEQEVELAKRIEAGLFAEEQIADEAAKLKEKVRDEYEWISEDGRRAKNHLLEANLRLVVSLAKRYTGRGMLFLDLIQEGNLGLIRAVEKFDYTKGYKFSTYATWWIRQAITRAMADQARTIRIPVHMVEVINKLARVQRQMLQDLGREPTPEELAKELDMTPEKVIEVQKYGREPISLHTPLGEDGDSEFGDLIEDSEAIVPAEAVSFTLLQEQLHAVLDTLSEREAGVVSMRFGLTDGQPKTLDEIGKVYGVTRERIRQIESKTMSKLRHPSRSQVLRDYLD, encoded by the coding sequence GTGTCGTCCAGCTCGTCCGAGAATCTTCCCGCCGAGCCGGCCCGGGCCGTGGCCGCCCGCAGCACGGCTCCGAGGACCAGCGCCCGAGTCACCGATGCCGCTGCCAGCAAGGCGGCGGCGAAGAAGGCGGCAGTGAAGCCCGCCGGCACCAAGGAGGACGGTATCCCCGCGAAGAAGGCCGCTGCCAAGAAGGCTACGGCGAAGAAGGCAGTGTCCGAGGCGGGTCTTTCGATCGACCCGAAGACCGGAAAGCCGCGCGCGCTGGACGACGTGGACGAGGCGGACTTCAGCCCCGATGCGGTCAAGCCGCTGGAGAAGGAGCTCACCGAGGACCAGGGCTTCATCGTCTCCGAGGCCGACGAGACCGACGAGCCCGAGCAGCAGGTGATGGTCGCCGGTGCCACCGCCGACCCGGTCAAGGACTACCTGAAGCAGATCGGCAAGGTCCCGCTGCTGAACGCCGAGCAGGAGGTCGAGCTCGCGAAGCGGATCGAGGCCGGCCTGTTCGCCGAGGAGCAGATCGCCGACGAGGCGGCCAAGCTCAAGGAGAAGGTCCGCGACGAGTACGAGTGGATCTCCGAGGACGGCCGGCGCGCCAAGAACCACCTGCTCGAGGCCAACCTGCGGCTGGTGGTGTCGCTGGCCAAGCGCTACACCGGTCGCGGCATGCTGTTCCTGGACCTGATCCAGGAGGGCAACCTCGGTCTGATCCGCGCGGTGGAGAAGTTCGACTACACCAAGGGCTACAAGTTCTCCACGTACGCGACCTGGTGGATCCGGCAGGCGATCACCCGCGCGATGGCCGACCAGGCCCGGACCATCCGGATCCCGGTGCACATGGTCGAGGTCATCAACAAGCTGGCCCGCGTCCAGCGGCAGATGCTGCAGGACCTCGGCCGGGAGCCGACTCCGGAGGAGCTCGCCAAGGAGCTCGACATGACCCCGGAGAAGGTCATCGAGGTGCAGAAGTACGGTCGCGAGCCGATCTCACTGCACACGCCGCTCGGTGAGGACGGCGACTCCGAGTTCGGTGACCTGATCGAGGACTCCGAGGCGATCGTGCCGGCCGAGGCGGTCTCGTTCACGCTGCTCCAGGAGCAGCTGCACGCGGTGCTGGACACGCTGTCCGAGCGCGAGGCCGGCGTCGTCTCGATGCGGTTCGGTCTCACCGACGGCCAGCCGAAGACGCTCGACGAGATCGGCAAGGTGTACGGCGTGACCCGCGAGCGGATCCGCCAGATCGAGTCCAAGACCATGTCGAAGCTGCGGCACCCGTCGCGCTCGCAGGTCCTCCGGGACTACCTGGACTGA
- a CDS encoding HhH-GPD-type base excision DNA repair protein produces MTSTRSRKLCLAQQPDADEMLSRDPFALLVGMLLDQQIPMERAFAGPVAIAQRMIGPFDPSTVAQYDPDAFVEVVAGPPAVHRFPTAMAARIQTLAKHLDEQYSGNASGLWSDVKSGDDLLARLSALPGFGAQKAKIFVALLGKQLKVRPRGWREASEPYGEDGAFKSVADVIDVASLVKVRQFKQEQQLVRQRVVARPLRKTRNG; encoded by the coding sequence GTGACTTCGACACGTAGCCGGAAGCTGTGCCTGGCGCAGCAGCCTGACGCCGACGAGATGCTGAGCAGAGATCCGTTCGCCCTGCTGGTGGGGATGTTGCTCGACCAGCAGATCCCGATGGAACGGGCCTTCGCCGGCCCGGTCGCGATCGCCCAGCGGATGATCGGCCCGTTCGACCCGTCCACCGTCGCGCAGTACGACCCCGACGCCTTCGTCGAGGTGGTGGCCGGCCCGCCCGCCGTGCACCGGTTCCCGACCGCGATGGCGGCCCGGATCCAGACCCTGGCCAAGCATCTGGACGAGCAGTACTCCGGTAACGCCTCCGGGCTGTGGTCGGACGTGAAGTCCGGCGACGACCTGCTGGCCCGGCTGTCGGCGCTGCCCGGCTTCGGCGCGCAGAAGGCGAAGATCTTCGTCGCGCTGCTCGGCAAACAGCTCAAGGTCCGCCCGCGCGGCTGGCGCGAGGCCTCCGAACCGTACGGCGAGGACGGCGCGTTCAAGTCCGTCGCCGACGTGATCGACGTGGCGTCGCTGGTGAAGGTCCGGCAGTTCAAGCAGGAGCAGCAGCTGGTCCGGCAACGGGTGGTGGCGCGGCCACTGCGGAAGACACGTAACGGTTGA
- a CDS encoding universal stress protein, with translation MTTIVVGYVPKAEGRAALRRAAEEAALRDAKLVVVNSHRGGRGYDSDEAAANDAALTEVREQLDSTGVPYEVRQLVRGLDPAEDLVAVAEQVQAEFIVIGLRRRSPVGKLILGSNAQRVLLDAPCPVLAVKADEGED, from the coding sequence ATGACGACCATCGTCGTGGGTTATGTGCCGAAGGCGGAAGGCCGTGCGGCCCTTCGGCGTGCGGCCGAGGAAGCGGCGCTGCGCGACGCCAAGCTGGTGGTGGTGAACTCACACCGCGGCGGACGTGGTTACGACAGTGACGAGGCGGCAGCGAACGACGCCGCGCTGACGGAAGTACGGGAGCAGCTCGACTCGACCGGCGTGCCGTACGAGGTGCGGCAGCTGGTCCGTGGACTCGATCCGGCGGAGGACCTGGTGGCCGTCGCCGAGCAGGTGCAGGCGGAGTTCATCGTGATCGGGCTACGGCGCCGGTCACCGGTCGGCAAGCTCATCCTCGGCAGCAACGCGCAGCGGGTGCTGCTCGACGCGCCGTGTCCGGTGCTGGCCGTGAAGGCCGACGAAGGGGAGGACTGA
- a CDS encoding glutamate--cysteine ligase has product MGEEVDRVEFTRADRTAFREQVHRNLDAFARMLREARFAPERPMTGIEIELNLVDERCDPAFKNAEVLSAIEDDAFQTELGQFNIEINVPPGQIDGLGLDTMESNIRDSLNAAEEKAARTGSSMVVVGILPTLLTEHIRRDALSTNPRYALLNDQIFAARGEDVEISIDGIERLRATADSIVPEAACTSTQFHLQVTPEAFPRYWNAAQAISGVQLAVGANSPFLFGKELLRETRIALFEQAADTRTHELKTQGVRPRVWFGERWITSIFDLFEENSRYYPALLPVTSDEDPIAVLDRGDTPALSELRLHNGTIYRWNRPVYDVVREKPHLRVENRVLPAGPTVVDTIANGAFYFGLVRALADDERPIWSQMSFSAAEENFHAAARNGVEAEVFWPGVGTARATELVLRRLLPLAVRGLDAWGVDVAVRDRLLGIIEQRCLTGRNGASWQAEQFHVLYTKGSHGRRDALRGMLRRYRDHMHANTPVHEWPID; this is encoded by the coding sequence ATGGGTGAGGAAGTCGACCGGGTCGAGTTCACCCGGGCGGACCGGACCGCGTTCCGCGAACAGGTGCACCGCAACCTGGACGCCTTCGCGCGGATGCTGCGCGAGGCCCGGTTCGCGCCCGAGCGGCCGATGACCGGGATCGAGATCGAGCTGAACCTGGTCGACGAGCGCTGTGACCCGGCGTTCAAGAACGCCGAGGTCCTGAGCGCGATCGAGGACGACGCGTTCCAGACCGAGCTCGGCCAGTTCAACATCGAGATCAACGTGCCACCGGGGCAGATCGACGGGCTCGGCCTGGACACGATGGAGTCGAACATCCGGGACAGCCTGAACGCGGCCGAGGAGAAAGCGGCCCGGACCGGTTCGTCGATGGTGGTGGTCGGCATCCTGCCGACGCTGCTGACCGAGCACATCCGCCGCGACGCGCTCAGCACCAACCCGCGGTACGCGTTGCTGAACGACCAGATCTTCGCCGCCCGCGGCGAGGACGTGGAGATCTCCATCGACGGCATCGAACGGTTGCGGGCGACCGCGGACAGCATCGTCCCCGAAGCTGCCTGCACGTCGACGCAGTTCCATCTCCAGGTCACCCCGGAAGCCTTTCCGCGGTACTGGAACGCGGCGCAGGCGATCTCCGGCGTACAACTCGCGGTCGGCGCCAACTCGCCGTTCCTGTTCGGCAAGGAGCTGCTCCGCGAAACCCGGATCGCCTTGTTCGAACAGGCCGCGGACACTCGTACGCACGAGCTGAAGACGCAGGGCGTACGCCCCCGGGTCTGGTTCGGCGAACGCTGGATCACGTCGATCTTCGATCTCTTCGAGGAGAACTCGCGGTACTACCCGGCGCTGCTGCCGGTCACCTCCGACGAGGATCCGATCGCCGTACTGGACCGTGGTGACACCCCCGCGCTTTCGGAGTTGCGGCTGCACAACGGGACGATCTATCGCTGGAACCGCCCGGTGTACGACGTTGTCCGGGAGAAACCGCACCTGCGGGTGGAGAATCGCGTGCTGCCGGCCGGACCGACGGTCGTCGACACCATTGCCAACGGTGCTTTCTATTTCGGACTGGTCCGGGCCCTTGCCGACGACGAACGCCCGATCTGGTCGCAGATGTCGTTCAGTGCCGCCGAGGAGAACTTCCACGCCGCGGCCCGGAACGGCGTCGAGGCCGAGGTGTTCTGGCCCGGCGTCGGTACCGCCCGGGCGACCGAGCTGGTGCTCAGACGCCTGCTGCCGTTGGCGGTTCGCGGTCTGGACGCGTGGGGCGTCGACGTCGCGGTGCGTGACCGTTTGCTGGGCATCATCGAGCAGCGTTGCCTGACTGGGCGCAACGGCGCGTCGTGGCAGGCCGAACAGTTCCATGTGCTGTATACAAAGGGGTCGCACGGTCGCCGGGACGCGTTGCGCGGAATGCTCCGCCGCTATCGCGATCACATGCACGCGAACACTCCCGTGCACGAATGGCCGATCGACTGA
- a CDS encoding DNA polymerase IV has translation MRGEPSVLHVDLDAFFAAVEQRDKPSLRGKPVVVGGVGVRGVVSTASYEARKYGVRSAMSTAEARSRCPHAAYLGPRFEVYRQSSRAVMAEMRALSPLVEPLSLDEAFIDLAASGLTGLTVEDVTAIANDLKAAIRKVSGGLTASVGAGTSKLIAKIASDLDKPDGVVVVPAGTEAEFLAPMQVTVIPGVGPATTQRLNLAGVRTVADLQQLDEDELIRQLGSAHGSSLYRLAVAADERPVVSDRETKSVSVEDTFETDLIDRAVLTVISDRMAHRVGERLRKAQLSGRTVTVKTRMHDFTTHTRSSTLAGPTDDPRVIARVARRLLEESDLGGGIRLLGVGVSSLADWIQDDLFTEEEFASAAPVDVVELPSRPRDQRGYHPGQDVEHAEHGRGWVWGSGRGRVTVRFETAETPPGPVRTFSVDDPALTKVVHAGADADGEPVTDHNGPSE, from the coding sequence GTGCGTGGGGAGCCTTCGGTGCTGCATGTCGATCTGGACGCGTTCTTCGCGGCCGTCGAGCAGCGGGACAAGCCGTCACTGCGGGGCAAGCCCGTGGTCGTCGGCGGCGTCGGCGTCCGCGGCGTCGTCTCCACCGCGTCGTACGAAGCACGCAAGTACGGGGTCCGGTCCGCGATGTCGACGGCCGAAGCGCGATCCCGCTGCCCACACGCCGCGTACCTGGGTCCACGCTTCGAGGTGTACCGGCAGAGCAGCCGCGCGGTGATGGCGGAGATGCGGGCGCTGTCGCCGCTGGTCGAGCCGTTGTCGCTCGACGAGGCGTTCATCGATCTGGCCGCGAGTGGGCTGACCGGGCTGACGGTCGAGGACGTGACAGCGATCGCGAACGACCTGAAGGCGGCGATCCGGAAGGTGTCCGGCGGTCTGACCGCGTCGGTCGGTGCCGGTACGTCGAAGCTGATCGCCAAGATCGCCAGCGATCTGGACAAGCCCGACGGCGTCGTCGTCGTACCGGCCGGCACCGAGGCGGAGTTCCTCGCGCCGATGCAGGTGACGGTCATTCCCGGTGTCGGCCCGGCCACCACGCAACGGCTCAACCTGGCCGGCGTTCGTACGGTCGCGGATTTGCAGCAACTGGACGAGGACGAGCTGATTCGCCAGCTCGGATCGGCGCACGGCAGCAGCCTGTACCGGCTGGCCGTCGCGGCCGACGAACGTCCGGTGGTGAGTGATCGGGAGACCAAGTCGGTCAGCGTCGAGGACACGTTCGAGACCGACCTGATCGATCGCGCGGTGCTGACCGTGATCAGCGACCGGATGGCGCATCGGGTCGGCGAGCGGTTGCGGAAGGCGCAGCTCTCCGGCCGGACTGTGACGGTCAAGACCCGGATGCACGACTTCACCACCCACACCCGGTCGTCGACGCTGGCCGGACCGACCGACGACCCCCGGGTGATCGCGCGGGTCGCGCGCCGGCTGCTGGAGGAGAGCGACCTCGGCGGCGGCATCCGGTTGCTCGGAGTAGGCGTTTCGTCACTGGCCGACTGGATTCAGGACGACCTGTTCACCGAGGAGGAGTTCGCGTCGGCCGCACCGGTCGACGTGGTCGAGCTGCCGTCACGGCCACGGGACCAGCGCGGCTACCACCCAGGGCAGGACGTCGAGCACGCGGAGCACGGCCGGGGCTGGGTGTGGGGCTCGGGCCGCGGCCGGGTGACGGTCCGGTTCGAGACCGCCGAGACTCCCCCGGGCCCGGTCCGGACGTTCTCGGTGGACGATCCGGCGCTGACAAAAGTCGTCCATGCCGGTGCGGATGCTGACGGAGAACCCGTAACTGACCACAATGGGCCAAGTGAATGA
- a CDS encoding tetratricopeptide repeat protein gives MNEERRGVYPFCASCTACSVAWRVTDTSGPGSGHFYGHRDTCQDCGSSIRTPYHTVLWVPVSKLGEFRVISTGGRNYIGRKLIAQPVHSVVRGEPVSAIAEHPELEVASEYRTAEAYWEDSEPGQALPFYQEALVEREKVLRADDPATLRVRLRVAQGLLATANYGRAIAWFELLTPQLVDVFGPHHDLTHAATEAVTGARLMVGGPRAEARLLADVVAADEQDVGPGDPQLLRDRAALGQALLACGEISDALYALSRVVRDARPGHPDTAVYRAALLDACEVAEARGKRREVLLAETARQVLSDESTPTGMGTD, from the coding sequence GTGAATGAGGAACGGCGGGGGGTCTACCCGTTCTGCGCGTCGTGTACGGCGTGCTCGGTGGCCTGGCGGGTGACCGACACGTCCGGCCCGGGCAGCGGCCACTTCTACGGGCACCGCGACACCTGCCAGGACTGCGGTTCCTCGATCCGGACGCCGTACCACACCGTGTTGTGGGTGCCGGTGTCGAAGCTCGGCGAGTTCCGGGTCATTTCGACCGGTGGTCGCAACTACATCGGCCGGAAGCTGATCGCTCAGCCGGTGCATTCCGTCGTACGCGGTGAGCCGGTGTCCGCGATCGCGGAGCATCCGGAGCTCGAGGTGGCGTCGGAGTACCGCACGGCCGAGGCGTACTGGGAGGACAGCGAGCCTGGCCAGGCGTTGCCGTTCTACCAGGAGGCGCTGGTCGAGCGGGAGAAGGTGCTCCGCGCCGATGACCCGGCCACGCTGCGGGTGCGGTTGCGGGTGGCACAAGGCTTGCTCGCCACGGCGAACTACGGCCGGGCGATCGCGTGGTTCGAGCTACTGACGCCGCAGTTGGTCGACGTGTTCGGTCCGCATCACGACCTGACCCACGCCGCGACCGAGGCGGTCACCGGCGCGCGGTTGATGGTCGGCGGCCCGCGGGCGGAGGCGCGGTTGCTCGCGGACGTCGTCGCGGCCGACGAGCAGGACGTCGGTCCGGGCGATCCTCAGTTGCTGCGCGATCGGGCCGCGCTGGGTCAGGCGTTGCTTGCCTGCGGCGAGATCTCGGACGCGCTCTACGCGCTCAGCCGCGTGGTCCGCGACGCACGTCCCGGGCATCCGGACACCGCGGTGTACCGGGCCGCGCTGCTGGACGCGTGCGAGGTGGCCGAGGCTCGCGGAAAGCGGCGCGAGGTGCTGCTCGCCGAGACGGCCCGCCAGGTGCTCAGCGATGAAAGCACCCCGACCGGCATGGGCACGGACTAG